One part of the Alistipes onderdonkii genome encodes these proteins:
- the ilvN gene encoding acetolactate synthase small subunit yields MEQEYIITVFSENKVGLLSQITTVFTCRNVNIESLTTSESALAGIHKFTIVVRTGPDRVEKLARQVEKKIDVLKVFVYTSDEVVQQEIALYKVTRSRNVEKLVREHNVRILEIDDDYIVVEKTGHKAETQALFRLLQPFGVQQFVRSGTVAIIKSRRELLNEYLEELERNRQRTDSF; encoded by the coding sequence ATGGAACAAGAGTATATCATCACCGTATTTTCGGAGAACAAGGTCGGGCTGCTGAGCCAGATCACGACGGTCTTCACGTGCCGCAATGTCAACATCGAAAGCCTGACGACTTCCGAGTCGGCGCTCGCGGGCATCCATAAATTCACGATCGTCGTCCGCACCGGCCCCGACCGGGTCGAGAAGCTCGCGCGGCAGGTCGAGAAGAAGATCGACGTGCTCAAGGTCTTCGTCTACACCTCGGACGAAGTCGTGCAGCAGGAGATCGCCCTTTATAAAGTCACGCGCAGCCGCAACGTCGAGAAACTCGTACGCGAGCACAATGTCCGCATCCTGGAGATCGACGACGACTACATCGTCGTCGAAAAAACCGGCCATAAGGCCGAGACGCAGGCACTGTTCCGCCTGCTGCAACCCTTCGGCGTGCAACAGTTCGTGCGCAGCGGCACGGTGGCCATCATCAAATCGCGGCGCGAGCTGCTCAACGAATACCTCGAAGAACTCGAGAGGAACAGACAAAGAACGGATTCATTTTAA
- the ilvC gene encoding ketol-acid reductoisomerase: MAQINFGGVEEKVVTREEFPLEKAREVLRDETIAVIGYGVQGPGQSLNLKDNGFNVIVGQREGSKSWDKAVADGWVPGKTLFGIEEAARRATIIQYLLSDAGQIAAWPTIEKHLAPGKALYFSHGFGITYKERTGIVPPADVDVILVAPKGSGTSLRRMFIEGRGLNSSYAVFQDATGRAFERVVALGIGVGSGYLFETDFKREVYSDLTGERGTLMGAIQGIFAAQYDTLRAHGHTPSEAFNETVEELTQSLMPLVAENGMDWMYANCSTTAQRGALDWWKRFRDATKPVFEELYGEVAAGNEAQRSIDLNSKPDYREKLNEELREMRESEMWQTGAVVRKLRPENN; the protein is encoded by the coding sequence ATGGCACAGATCAATTTCGGCGGAGTAGAAGAGAAGGTCGTTACCCGCGAAGAGTTTCCCCTGGAAAAAGCACGCGAAGTCCTCAGGGACGAAACCATCGCCGTAATCGGCTACGGCGTACAGGGGCCGGGGCAGTCGCTCAACCTCAAGGACAACGGGTTCAACGTCATCGTCGGACAGCGCGAAGGCTCGAAAAGCTGGGACAAGGCCGTCGCCGACGGCTGGGTACCGGGCAAGACGCTCTTCGGGATCGAAGAGGCCGCCCGGCGCGCAACGATCATCCAGTACCTGCTCTCCGACGCCGGGCAGATCGCCGCATGGCCGACGATCGAGAAACACCTCGCGCCGGGCAAGGCGCTCTACTTCTCGCACGGCTTCGGCATCACCTACAAGGAGCGCACGGGCATCGTGCCGCCGGCCGACGTAGACGTGATCCTGGTCGCCCCGAAAGGCTCGGGGACTTCGCTGCGCCGCATGTTCATCGAGGGCCGCGGCCTGAATTCGAGCTACGCCGTATTCCAGGACGCCACGGGGCGCGCATTCGAACGCGTGGTGGCGCTGGGCATCGGCGTAGGTTCGGGCTACCTGTTCGAAACCGACTTCAAGCGGGAGGTTTACTCCGACCTGACGGGCGAGCGCGGCACGCTGATGGGTGCCATCCAGGGTATTTTCGCGGCCCAGTACGACACGCTGCGCGCCCACGGGCACACCCCTTCGGAGGCTTTCAACGAAACGGTCGAGGAGCTGACCCAGTCGCTCATGCCGTTGGTGGCCGAGAACGGCATGGACTGGATGTACGCCAACTGCTCGACCACGGCACAACGCGGTGCGTTGGACTGGTGGAAACGTTTCCGCGATGCCACCAAACCCGTCTTCGAAGAGCTTTACGGCGAAGTGGCCGCCGGCAACGAGGCGCAGCGCTCGATCGACCTGAACAGCAAACCCGACTACCGCGAGAAACTCAACGAGGAGCTGCGCGAGATGCGTGAAAGCGAGATGTGGCAGACAGGTGCCGTGGTGCGCAAGCTCCGCCCGGAGAACAACTGA
- the asnB gene encoding asparagine synthase B, with amino-acid sequence MCGFVGLFDIRRKSDALRGQVLKMSKQIRHRGPDWSGVYCSERAILSHERLSIVDPQSGGQPLFSCDGKQVLAVNGEIYNHQEIRAELAGEYDFQTGSDCEVILPLYRKLGVGLLEKISGIFAFALYDIEKDEYLIARDPVGVIPLYIGWDSDEQFYVASEQKALEGICSTIRPFLPGHYWSSREGKMVRWYKRDWFEYDAVKDNGADIQALREALESAVKRQLMSDVPYGVLLSGGLDSSIISAVAKKYADRRVESNDRDRAWWPQLHSFAIGLKGAPDLAAARKVADHIGTVHHEINYTVQEGLDAVRDVIYYIETYDVTTVRASTPMYLLARVIKSMGIKMVLSGEGADEVFGGYLYFHKAPDARAFHEETVRKISKLHLYDCLRANKSLSAWGVEGRVPFLDKEFLDVAMRINPAAKMAKDGHIEKWILRKAFEDMLPSEIVWRQKEQFSDGVGYNWIDTLKQLTAEAVSDREMEHAAERFPINPPRNKEEYYYRTIFEEHFPSHTAAQCVPSVPSVACSTAEALAWDKAFRDMNEPSGRAVLGVHNTDLTHDTHRPETD; translated from the coding sequence ATGTGTGGTTTCGTAGGACTATTTGACATCCGCCGGAAATCGGATGCGCTGCGTGGGCAGGTACTGAAAATGTCGAAGCAGATACGGCACCGGGGCCCCGACTGGTCGGGTGTCTACTGCAGCGAGCGGGCGATCCTTTCGCACGAGCGGCTTTCGATCGTCGACCCCCAGTCGGGCGGTCAACCCCTGTTCAGCTGCGACGGGAAACAGGTGCTGGCCGTGAACGGCGAGATATACAACCATCAGGAGATCCGCGCCGAGCTGGCCGGCGAATACGATTTCCAGACAGGCTCGGACTGCGAGGTGATCCTGCCTCTCTACCGCAAACTGGGCGTCGGGCTGCTGGAAAAAATCAGCGGCATCTTCGCCTTTGCGCTGTACGACATCGAAAAGGACGAATACCTGATCGCCCGCGACCCGGTCGGCGTCATCCCGCTCTACATCGGCTGGGACAGCGACGAGCAATTCTACGTCGCATCGGAACAGAAAGCCCTCGAAGGGATATGCAGCACCATCCGGCCGTTCCTGCCCGGGCACTACTGGTCGAGCCGCGAGGGGAAAATGGTGCGCTGGTACAAGCGCGACTGGTTCGAGTACGACGCCGTGAAGGACAACGGCGCCGACATACAGGCGCTGCGCGAGGCGCTGGAATCGGCCGTCAAGCGGCAGCTCATGTCGGACGTACCCTACGGCGTACTGCTGTCGGGCGGCCTCGACTCGTCGATCATCTCGGCCGTCGCCAAGAAATACGCCGACCGGCGCGTCGAATCGAACGACCGCGACCGGGCCTGGTGGCCGCAGCTCCACTCGTTCGCCATCGGACTGAAAGGGGCGCCCGACCTGGCGGCGGCACGCAAGGTCGCCGACCATATCGGCACCGTACACCACGAAATCAACTACACCGTACAGGAGGGGCTGGATGCCGTGCGCGACGTGATCTATTATATCGAGACCTACGACGTGACGACCGTACGCGCCTCGACGCCGATGTACCTGCTGGCGCGCGTCATCAAGTCGATGGGCATCAAGATGGTGCTCTCGGGCGAGGGTGCCGACGAGGTTTTCGGCGGCTACCTCTATTTCCACAAGGCGCCCGACGCCCGTGCCTTCCACGAGGAGACCGTGCGCAAGATCAGTAAGCTGCACCTCTACGACTGCCTGCGCGCCAACAAGTCGCTCTCGGCATGGGGTGTCGAGGGGCGCGTGCCGTTCCTCGACAAAGAGTTCCTCGACGTGGCGATGCGCATCAACCCGGCGGCGAAAATGGCCAAGGACGGGCATATCGAAAAATGGATCCTGCGCAAGGCGTTCGAGGACATGCTCCCCTCCGAGATCGTATGGCGTCAGAAAGAGCAGTTCTCCGACGGCGTAGGCTACAACTGGATCGACACGCTCAAGCAGCTGACCGCAGAGGCGGTCTCCGACCGCGAGATGGAACACGCTGCGGAGCGTTTCCCGATCAACCCGCCCCGCAACAAGGAGGAGTACTATTACCGTACGATCTTCGAGGAACACTTCCCGTCGCATACGGCAGCGCAGTGCGTACCGTCGGTACCGTCCGTAGCGTGCAGCACCGCCGAAGCGCTGGCCTGGGACAAGGCGTTCCGCGACATGAACGAACCGTCGGGGCGCGCCGTGCTGGGCGTGCACAACACCGACCTGACACACGACACCCACCGACCCGAAACCGACTGA